The window GATTTTAAAGACTCGATGGTTTCTTCTATTCCCTCGATTAATGAAACTCTCGGGAACCAGTGAAGCACTTCAAGGGCTTTCTGATTTAGGAGACAACTATTCCGTATATCGCCAGCCCGTTCTGGCAACTGGACGATTTCCGGGCGGTTATCTGTTAGCAGGGAAAGGAGAAAAATAAGATCATTAATAGACTTTGTTGTATTGGAACTAATATTAATCGTTTGATAATCACCATGATGAATAGCCTGAAGATTGGCAGCAGCTACATCCTTAACAAAAACAAAATCTCTCCGCTGGTTGCCGTCGCCATACATTGTCAAGGGCCGGTTAAGCATAAAACTATCCAAAAAACTCCGAATTACTCCCGCTTCCCCTTTAATGCTTTGCCTTGGCCCATATACATTCGCATACCGTAAAATCGTATAATTTAAGTTAAATAGCTTTGAGTAAAGTTGGATATACGTCTCTCCTGTTAATTTTGACAGCCCATAGAATGACTCCGGAGCAAGTGGATGGTTTTCATCAATTGGGATATACTTCGGTGCTCCATATACTGCTGCAGATGATGAATAAATGATTTTTTTCACCTGGTATTTTTGGCAGCAGTCTAAAAGTTTGATGGTCCCATTAATATTTTGCCTGCAATCATCAAAGGGATTGTCGATCGATTTCTTCACGGAAACTTGAGCTGCAAAATGTATGACAATCTCCGGTTTTTCTGTCAAAAATACGTTCTCTAAGCCGGAATCGTTCAAATCCATTGCGTA is drawn from Bacillus sp. FJAT-18017 and contains these coding sequences:
- a CDS encoding NAD-dependent epimerase/dehydratase family protein, giving the protein MKVLVTGGGGFIGSHVVDMLLVENYQVAVVDNFSSGMERNVPGGIAYYAMDLNDSGLENVFLTEKPEIVIHFAAQVSVKKSIDNPFDDCRQNINGTIKLLDCCQKYQVKKIIYSSSAAVYGAPKYIPIDENHPLAPESFYGLSKLTGETYIQLYSKLFNLNYTILRYANVYGPRQSIKGEAGVIRSFLDSFMLNRPLTMYGDGNQRRDFVFVKDVAAANLQAIHHGDYQTINISSNTTKSINDLIFLLSLLTDNRPEIVQLPERAGDIRNSCLLNQKALEVLHWFPRVSLIEGIEETIESLKS